Proteins from a single region of Starkeya sp. ORNL1:
- a CDS encoding DUF882 domain-containing protein: MRNFSFLRSSRLIKAAALAAVATICGADMLQDAVANGDTRTLSLHHVHSGESATVTFKRNGRYDPAALQQLNVLLQDWRRKEPTKMDPALFDIVWEVYRDVDATAPIEVIGGYRSPATNAMLRARSRGVAQMSQHMLGKAMDFYIPGVPLAKIREAGLRLQRGGVGFYPTSGSPFVHLDTGGIRHWPRMTRDQLVRVFPDGKTVHIPADGKPMPGYAAALAQVESRGSRPGGAGAAFASATPSGSKKNIFAALFSKDSGDDDEESAAPQAGAAQTASAADDDEAPANAKAAPAQVAAAQPAPAVNAAASVVANANVPLPVRNPMGRSPEAVAALAAVAPAQSSAMQAAAVPLPMMRPGEAPVRPAAPTTVAAADGPAMPLPASRPGIAPARAAAAPMVVASAEPAAIAPVAQVPAAQAPVARAAPAVQSQAGGFPALIVHGSDSATGGPTLSYASAGEFVVARPAPGRSNEPAALPAGMRGTSAPQPQPHSAATQAEIRRLFSSPTVASETTLRTPELRRFGAFVAPPRQVVDARFSRDASSGLVTTRFEGAAVVAIPVVASAAHVRSTPVHSTPVESAPVLPKRAKKLSMAGTGTTDNLPPPR, from the coding sequence GTGCGGAATTTCAGCTTCCTTCGCTCGTCCCGCCTCATCAAGGCTGCCGCGCTTGCCGCGGTCGCCACGATATGCGGTGCCGACATGCTGCAGGATGCGGTCGCCAACGGCGATACCCGCACGCTGAGCCTCCATCACGTCCATTCCGGCGAAAGCGCCACCGTCACCTTCAAGCGCAATGGCCGCTACGACCCGGCCGCGCTCCAGCAGCTCAATGTCCTGTTGCAGGATTGGCGCCGCAAGGAGCCGACCAAGATGGACCCGGCGCTGTTCGACATCGTCTGGGAAGTCTATCGCGACGTTGATGCCACCGCGCCGATCGAGGTGATCGGCGGCTACCGTTCGCCGGCGACCAACGCCATGCTGCGCGCCCGCTCCCGCGGCGTCGCGCAGATGAGCCAGCATATGCTCGGCAAGGCGATGGATTTCTATATTCCGGGCGTGCCGCTCGCCAAGATTCGCGAGGCCGGTCTTCGACTGCAGCGCGGCGGCGTCGGCTTCTACCCGACCTCCGGCTCGCCCTTCGTGCATCTTGATACCGGCGGCATCCGCCATTGGCCGCGCATGACGCGCGATCAACTGGTCCGCGTGTTCCCGGACGGCAAGACCGTGCACATCCCGGCCGACGGCAAGCCGATGCCGGGCTATGCGGCGGCGCTGGCTCAGGTGGAGAGCCGCGGCAGCCGGCCGGGCGGCGCGGGCGCGGCCTTCGCTTCGGCGACGCCGTCGGGTTCGAAGAAGAATATTTTCGCGGCGCTGTTCAGCAAGGATAGTGGCGACGACGACGAGGAGAGCGCCGCGCCACAGGCCGGTGCCGCGCAGACGGCGTCGGCTGCGGATGATGACGAGGCGCCGGCCAATGCCAAGGCCGCGCCGGCGCAGGTCGCCGCGGCCCAGCCGGCACCGGCGGTGAATGCCGCCGCCAGCGTCGTCGCCAACGCCAATGTGCCGCTGCCGGTTCGCAACCCGATGGGCCGTTCGCCCGAAGCCGTGGCAGCGCTTGCCGCCGTGGCGCCGGCGCAGTCCTCCGCAATGCAGGCGGCCGCCGTGCCGCTGCCGATGATGCGGCCCGGCGAAGCGCCGGTTCGCCCGGCGGCGCCGACCACGGTTGCCGCCGCCGACGGTCCCGCCATGCCGTTGCCGGCGTCTCGTCCGGGCATCGCCCCGGCACGTGCCGCTGCCGCACCGATGGTTGTCGCTTCGGCTGAGCCGGCCGCCATCGCACCGGTTGCCCAGGTTCCCGCCGCGCAGGCGCCTGTCGCCCGCGCCGCGCCTGCTGTGCAATCCCAGGCCGGCGGCTTCCCGGCGCTGATCGTCCACGGTTCGGATTCCGCCACCGGCGGTCCGACGCTGTCCTATGCCTCGGCCGGCGAATTCGTCGTCGCCCGCCCGGCGCCCGGCCGTTCCAATGAGCCTGCGGCGCTGCCCGCCGGCATGCGCGGAACCAGCGCACCGCAGCCGCAGCCGCATTCGGCGGCGACGCAGGCAGAGATTCGCCGGCTGTTCAGCAGCCCGACGGTTGCTTCCGAGACCACGCTGCGTACCCCGGAACTGCGCCGCTTCGGCGCGTTCGTCGCGCCGCCGCGCCAGGTGGTGGATGCCCGCTTCAGCCGCGATGCTTCGAGCGGCCTCGTCACCACGCGCTTCGAAGGTGCCGCGGTGGTGGCGATCCCGGTGGTGGCGAGCGCGGCGCATGTCCGCAGTACGCCCGTCCACAGCACGCCGGTCGAGAGCGCTCCGGTGCTGCCGAAGCGCGCCAAGAAGCTTTCCATGGCCGGCACCGGCACCACGGACAACCTGCCGCCGCCGCGTTGA
- a CDS encoding DUF2312 domain-containing protein yields MSDLPNDQPLSDAAAGFAKDQLKSFIERIERLEEEKKTIADDIKDVFAEAKGNGFDTKALREILRIRKQDADQRAEHEAIVDLYLQALGMVD; encoded by the coding sequence ATGTCCGATCTGCCCAATGACCAGCCCTTGTCCGATGCCGCCGCCGGCTTCGCCAAGGACCAGCTCAAGTCCTTCATCGAGCGCATCGAGCGCCTGGAGGAAGAGAAGAAGACCATCGCCGACGATATCAAGGACGTCTTCGCCGAGGCCAAGGGCAACGGCTTCGACACCAAGGCGCTGCGCGAGATCTTGAGGATCCGCAAGCAGGACGCCGACCAGCGCGCCGAGCACGAGGCCATCGTCGACCTCTATCTGCAAGCGCTCGGGATGGTCGACTGA